Proteins encoded within one genomic window of Bradyrhizobium sp. 186:
- a CDS encoding LamB/YcsF family protein → MVVINCDMGEAYGLYKMGDDKGLMPHIDVANVACGFHASDFNHMRKTVQLAKQFGVKVGAHPSLPDLQGFGRREMKIDREELTNCLLYQIGALKAFLDAEGLPLNHIKPHGALYGMAARSENIAEAVADAADVYKVPLLGMKGTLHQMVYERRGHTFVAEYYADLDYNADGSLIITREHEAKDPADAATRCTRAVNEGKTRSVAGNDVLVGADSICIHSDTPNAVAIAHAVREAVRPYLTAR, encoded by the coding sequence ATGGTCGTGATTAATTGCGACATGGGCGAGGCCTATGGCCTCTACAAGATGGGCGACGACAAGGGGCTGATGCCGCACATCGATGTCGCCAACGTGGCTTGCGGCTTCCATGCATCCGACTTCAATCACATGCGCAAGACGGTGCAGCTCGCCAAGCAATTCGGCGTCAAGGTCGGCGCCCATCCTTCACTGCCGGACTTGCAGGGCTTCGGACGGCGGGAGATGAAGATCGACCGCGAGGAGTTGACAAACTGTCTGCTTTATCAGATCGGCGCGCTCAAGGCATTCCTGGATGCCGAAGGCCTGCCGCTCAATCACATCAAGCCGCACGGCGCCCTCTATGGTATGGCCGCTCGCAGCGAGAACATCGCGGAGGCCGTCGCGGATGCCGCGGATGTCTACAAGGTGCCGCTGCTCGGCATGAAAGGTACGCTGCATCAGATGGTCTATGAACGGCGCGGCCACACCTTCGTCGCCGAATACTACGCCGACCTCGATTACAATGCCGACGGCAGCCTCATCATCACGCGCGAGCACGAGGCCAAGGATCCGGCCGATGCGGCGACACGGTGCACGCGAGCCGTGAATGAAGGCAAGACCCGGTCGGTGGCCGGAAACGACGTCTTGGTCGGAGCCGATTCAATCTGCATTCACTCCGACACACCCAATGCGGTTGCGATCGCGCACGCCGTTCGCGAGGCCGTCCGCCCCTATCTCACCGCGCGGTGA
- a CDS encoding acetyl-CoA carboxylase: protein MATQQIFSPLPGIFYRKPAPDKPDYKSDGDAITENDTIGLIEVMKSFNEVKAGAAGKILRFLAENEEAVMAGQPIAEIDI from the coding sequence ATGGCAACACAGCAGATATTCTCGCCGCTACCGGGCATATTCTACCGCAAGCCCGCACCCGACAAGCCGGACTACAAGTCCGACGGAGACGCTATTACGGAGAACGACACGATCGGGCTCATCGAGGTGATGAAATCGTTCAACGAGGTGAAAGCCGGCGCGGCAGGTAAGATCCTGCGTTTCCTGGCCGAGAATGAGGAAGCCGTGATGGCCGGCCAGCCGATCGCCGAGATCGACATTTGA